The following coding sequences lie in one Tichowtungia aerotolerans genomic window:
- a CDS encoding YebC/PmpR family DNA-binding transcriptional regulator has translation MAGHSKWANIKHKKGRADAARGKVFSKIAKEIIVAASMGGGNVDDNISLRALVQKAKGVSMPKDNIDRAIKKGTGELEGGTLDECMYEAYAPGGVPLIVEALTDNKNRAASEIKNVLTKNGASLAQQGAVSRMFQRKGQILIDASKIEEDTLMDLVLEAGAEDMQRDGDQFEVLTAFGDYAAVANAISEADIEPESSEITMIPDMPTNIDDKDQAQKLMKLVDLLDELDDVQNVYPGFEIDDSIVDEIE, from the coding sequence ATGGCTGGTCATAGTAAATGGGCGAACATTAAGCACAAAAAAGGACGCGCAGATGCGGCTCGCGGCAAGGTGTTCAGCAAAATTGCCAAGGAAATTATTGTTGCGGCGTCCATGGGCGGCGGCAATGTGGATGACAACATTTCGCTTCGTGCGCTGGTTCAGAAAGCCAAAGGCGTTTCGATGCCGAAAGATAATATTGACCGGGCCATTAAAAAAGGAACCGGAGAGCTCGAAGGCGGCACTCTTGATGAGTGCATGTATGAAGCCTACGCTCCCGGCGGTGTGCCGCTGATTGTCGAAGCCCTCACCGACAACAAAAACCGGGCGGCCTCCGAAATTAAGAACGTGCTTACCAAAAACGGTGCCAGTCTCGCACAGCAGGGCGCGGTCAGCCGCATGTTCCAGCGCAAAGGTCAGATTCTGATCGATGCCTCCAAAATTGAAGAGGATACGCTCATGGATCTCGTGCTCGAAGCCGGAGCCGAAGATATGCAGCGCGATGGCGATCAGTTCGAAGTGCTTACGGCCTTCGGTGATTATGCCGCTGTGGCCAACGCTATCTCCGAAGCTGACATCGAACCCGAGTCTTCGGAAATCACCATGATTCCGGATATGCCGACCAATATTGACGACAAAGATCAGGCCCAGAAGCTGATGAAACTCGTTGATCTTCTCGACGAACTCGATGATGTTCAGAACGTTTATCCCGGCTTCGAAATCGACGACTCCATTGTCGACGAAATCGAATAG